A segment of the Paraburkholderia fungorum genome:
CCCGCTGAGCGTCTGCAAACCGCCGAGCAGCACCATCACAAGGCCGTCGACGGAGCGGCTGACGCTGATCACCTCCGGCGAAATCGTGCCCTTGGAGAACGCATACAGCGATCCGGCGAGCCCGCAGAACAGCGACGCGATCACGAACGCCGCCCACTGCACGCGCTTCACGTCGATCCCGATCGCCTCGGCGCGCAGCACGGAATCGCGCGACGCGCGCATTGCATAGCCCAGCGGCGAGAACAACATTCTGCGCAACAGCCATACGCCGATCACCGCGCAAACCAGCGTGAGGTAATAAAACGCCACCGGCGACGCCAGCCAGTTCGACGGCCACAGCCCGAGCAGCCCGTTGCTGCCGCCCGTCACGTCGTCCCACTGGAACACGACGGACCAGACGATCTGCGCGAACGCGAGCGTCAGCATCGCGAGATAGACGCCGGAGAGCCGCACGCAGAACCAGCCGAAGACGAGCGCGCCGGCTACCGCCAATAACGGGCCGAGCAGCAACGCAGCTTCCATCGGCAGATTCAGGACTTTGAGGAACAGCGCCGCACCGTACGCGCCCAATCCGAAGTAAGCGGCGTGGCCGAACGAATGCATGCCGCCCGGTCCCATGATGAAATGCAGGCTCGTTGCAAACAGCACCGCGATCAATATTTCAACCAGCAGCACCGGCATGTACGGGAACGCGCCCGCTGCGAGCGGCGCGAGCACCAGAACCAGCAGCACGATCGCCGCAAGCCACTTCACGCGCTTTCCTGCGGGACGTAATGGCGTTTCCGGCGCAGCCATGCCGCGCACGGCGGCACTCGCGCGGCCGAGCAGTCCCCAGGGCCGCACCACGAGAACAATCGCCATCACCACGAATTCGGCGACCAGCGTGAAGCGGCTCAGCGACAGATCGACGCCGAACAGCGACACGTGTCCGATGCCGATGCACAGCGCCTTGATCTCCGCGATGATCAGCGCGGCAACGAACGCGCCCGGAATCGACCCCATGCCGCCGACCACGACCACGACGAACGCATTGCCAATCGTCTCGAGATCGAGCGACAGGTTCGCCGACATGCGCGGCCCTTGCAACGCGCCGCCCAACCCCGCGAGAAACGCGCCGACGAAAAACACACCGGTAAACAGCCACGCCTGATTGATGCCGAGCGCGCCGAGCATCTCCCGATCCTGGGTCGCGGCGCGCACGAGCGTGCCCCAGCGTGTGCGCGTCAGCGCGTACCAGAGGATGAGCAG
Coding sequences within it:
- a CDS encoding ABC transporter permease; the protein is MLSNLLVQLVNGLADASTLFLVAAGLSLIFGVTRIVNFAHGSFYMFGIYVAYSIASRFGHTVGGFWLSVLAAALVVAVLGALVEMIVLRRIYQAPELFHLLATFALVLIFRDAALWLWGPDDLFGPRAPHLTGAVEFLGHQLPTYDIALIVIGPVVLLILWYALTRTRWGTLVRAATQDREMLGALGINQAWLFTGVFFVGAFLAGLGGALQGPRMSANLSLDLETIGNAFVVVVVGGMGSIPGAFVAALIIAEIKALCIGIGHVSLFGVDLSLSRFTLVAEFVVMAIVLVVRPWGLLGRASAAVRGMAAPETPLRPAGKRVKWLAAIVLLVLVLAPLAAGAFPYMPVLLVEILIAVLFATSLHFIMGPGGMHSFGHAAYFGLGAYGAALFLKVLNLPMEAALLLGPLLAVAGALVFGWFCVRLSGVYLAMLTLAFAQIVWSVVFQWDDVTGGSNGLLGLWPSNWLASPVAFYYLTLVCAVIGVWLLRRMLFSPLGYAMRASRDSVLRAEAIGIDVKRVQWAAFVIASLFCGLAGSLYAFSKGTISPEVISVSRSVDGLVMVLLGGLQTLSGPIVGAAVFTWLQDTVARQTDYWQALLGLAILLLVIAFPQGIVGFIRERFGDPGDDTADQRDSSAATPSQRAAAIKEGL